DNA sequence from the Coregonus clupeaformis isolate EN_2021a chromosome 30, ASM2061545v1, whole genome shotgun sequence genome:
agggctctgtcgcagccggccgcgaccgggagactcatgggcggcgcacaattggcccagcgtcgtccagggtaggggagggaatggccggcagggatgtagctcagttgatagagcatggcgtttgcaacgccagggttgtgggttctattcccacggggggccagtataaaaaaatatatatatgtattcactaactgtaagtcgctctggataagagcgtctgctaaatgactaaaatgtaatgtaaaatgtaagtaagcatttcactttaaggttgcattcggcgcatgtgacaaattaaatttgatttgaaatggtggtcacaccagatattgactggttttctgatccatgcccctacttttttgttaaggtatctgtgactaacagatgcatatttgtattcccagtcatatgaaatccatagattagggcctaatgaatttattttaattgactgatttccttatatgaactttactcagtaaaatatatttaattgttgcatgttgcatttatatttttgttcagtatatataaaacacaggacagTCACGTTTCTTACTGCACTTGGCCTTTAAAATCAGGTAATGGCACCACTGTCTCTGCTACCCCAATGACGGTGCCAATCGCCTTGATTCCGCTCAATCTGGGGAGTTTCTTGTTCAAGGACCAAGTGTCGCCTGAGATTCACACTTTGTTGTGTATGTAGTACTTGATTGCTTATTTCATGAATGCAATAGCACTTCTCTGCATGGTACAAACTATAATGACCTCTATGCTAAGACTCTCTAAGTTTTGAAGGATCTCATAGTGATCAGACTTTTCATTGAGCTCTTCTGAATGAGCCAAACAGATCTTAATGCCTTTCAGCATAGCTGTAGGCCATTTTGACTGTACTCGTCACTGCTGCTGATGAAAGCAACCCAGTCCCAATTGAAGTGCTGTATAATCAGAACGATCAGATGTATTGTCTTTGTTACTAGGTGTGGTTCGCAGGAATTAGGGATATTTACTCTTCTCACTTAAAACAGAACTGGAGGACCAATAATTTACCTGTGAAGAAAGACATTTTGATTTTAGACAAACATGGATAATAATAACCTAATAGGGTTGTGACCTACCCCACCCACCTCCTAGAGAGCTTCTAtgagtgcaggcttttgttccagccctgctcaaacacaacagattcagctaatcaagcaagttagagcagggctggaacaAATGCCTGCACACCCAGTACCCCTAATACACTTTTAAAAATGTGATCAAAATGCCCTAATGTAATGTATTACCATGGGAATGAGATTCATCGCGAACAAGGGAGCAACAGTCACGGATTCCGTGCTTCTAAATGTACCGGACAGATACTCGTTGATGCTCCTCTGAAATTGAATTGATCAATTTCAAGATTGCCTGAAAGTTGAAGACGTCTGAGCAGTGGTTGAGTATTTCGTAACCAAGCGATACATTGGGCAGGATGAGGCTTGAGTTATTGATCTCTTGTACAGTAAACCTCATCACCTGAAACATCCGATAACTTGACAGGGTAAATGACTGTCTGTGGAAAGAGGAACCGTGTGTGTGACTACTGGCATAAGCAATTTGAAATGTTTCATCACTTAACAATGCAGTTTGATTCAACTTATTTGTCCACTAGGTGGTTCATCACCCTGGAAGTAGTCTATGGGGcaggagaaactgtaatccaaGGTTCTGTTCTTTAAACAGCCTCTACAACTTCAGCTAACTTTAACCACTGCTAAAAATCAGTGGGAGTGATAGGGACAAAATGCAATCAACTCAAGTATTTGGTTTAATGTTACTAAAGTCATGtgttttctcaacactttttttttgttgttgttttatttttactttttttgtttaaaataaatgcactgttggtttagggctgtatgtaagcatttcactgtaatgtctgcacctgttgtattcggcgcatgtgaccaataaaatttgatttgatttgatttgatttgactaaagggcttgattcaatccgtagcgctgaAGATCCTCTGCATACCAcaattgaaatgtaaaggtaatttccgattaagccgacatatgcagcttttaacgtgaatgcagtctccgagaacgagggaacattgcctttacatttcaatcacgcTAAAGCGCGGATCTtcagcgctacggattgaatcgagcccttaaCCCATTGAGAACCAATAAGCTTCCTAAATTGCATTCTGTACAGGTACTGAACAAAAAAAATTAAATCCTCTCAAGAGAACAGCCTATGTGAGTTTACGGAGGAGATAGTTGCTTTTCTCTGCCACAAGAAAGCCAACACATATCAAGCGAAAATGTTTGATGAGGAGTTCATATTAGATGTTAGTTTTTTAGTGACATCTTAAATCAATTGAATGGACATAATTTGGGACTACAGGGGAGCAATAAAACAGTTATTGACATGATTGACAAAACTGACTTTTTATTAAAATAAGTGTTATTTTCTCCTATGATTTGAGGCCAAACATAATGCTCCATTTCCCTACACTGCGCAACTATATTCAGTCATCATCAGCAAAGATCACTACCATGATGTCAGATTTTTTTGATAAACTGAAACCTAACTTTGCAATGAGATATGCCATGCATAAAACGTTTTTTCCTGATCTAGGTCAACTGTgttataaagtgcattcggaaagtattcataccccttgaccatttccacattttattatgttacagccttattataaaatggataatcaatctacacacaaacctggggtacataatgacaaagcaaaaacaggttttagaaatgtcGGCAGATTtatgaaaaaaaaagaaactgaaatatcacatttacatgagtattcagaccctttactcagtactttgttgaagcacctttggcagcgattatggcctcgagtcttcttgggtatgacgctacaagcttggcacacctgtacttggggagtttatcccattcttctctgcagatcctctcaagctctgtcaggttggatggggagcgtcgctgcacagctattttcaggtctctacagatgTGAGATCAGGTtccagtccgggctctggctgggccactcaaggacattcagagacttgtcccgaagccactcctgcgttgtcttggctgtgtgcttagagtcgttgtcctgttggaaggtgaaccgtcaccccagtctgaggtcctgagcgctctggagcaggttttcatcaaggagctctctgtacttttctccgttcatctttccctcgatcctgactagtctcccagtccctgccgctgaaaaccatccccacagcatgatgctgccaccaccatgcttcaccttagggatggtgccaggtttccaccagacttgacacttttttttattttttttatttagggggtagatcagctttaatattgcagatagattgtaacttccatcaatgtaattgcctacatcacttccaatcccccatatgtttgttttttctcgcatatatatatatatatatacagctgcggaaataattaagagaccactgcaaaattatcagtttctctggttttactatttataggtatgtgtttgggtaaaaataacatttttgttttattctataaactactgacaacatttctcccaaattccaaataaaaatattgtcatttagagcatttatttgcagaaaatgacaactggtcaaaataacaaaaaagatgcagtgttgtcatacctcgaataatgcaaagaaaataagttcatgttcattttaaaacaacacaatactaatgttttaacttaagaagagttcagaaatcaatatttggtggaataaccctgattttcaatcacagctttcatgcgtcttagcatgctctccaccagtctttcacattgatgttgggtgactttatgccactcctggcgcaaaaattcaagcagctcggctttgtttgatggcttgtgaccatccatcttcctcttgatcacattccagaagtttcaatggggttcaggtctggagattgggctggtcatgacagggtcttgatctggtggtcctccatccacaccttgattgacctggctgtgtggcatggcgcattgtcctgctggaaaaaccaatcctcagagttggggaacaatgtcagagcaaaaggaagcaagttttcttccaggacaaccttgtgcgtggcttgattcatgcgtccttcacaaagacaaatctgcccgattccagccttgctgaagcacccccagatcatcaccgatcctcttccaaatttcacagtgggtgcgagacacggtggcttgtaggcctctccaggtctccgtctaaccattagacgaccaggtgttgggcaaagctgaaaattggactcatcagagaagattaccttattccagtcctctacggtccaatccttatggtcttttgcaatcctcagcctggctcttctttgcttctcattgatgaagggcttttttctagcgttgcacgacttcagccctgcccctaggagcctgtttcgaaccgtcctcgctgtgcacttcaccccagctgccgtttgccattctttttgtaggtcacttgatgtgaccctacggttgttgagtgacattcgaatgagttggcggtcatcccggtcagtagagagtcgttttcgccctctgccggtctgtagctttgttgtccccaatgtctgctgcttgaccttgttcttatgaaccgccatctttgaaattttaaggatggaagcaacctgacacactgtatccctctgccaataaagccagaattgaacccttcttttcctcactcaaaactttccttttcaactcttttggcatggtcaatagttattttttgattaatattacttttgaggtactattagcactgtttttgccatccagctggtcctattgcaagaggatagtgatgaccacagcaatggtttttataattttcctcgttaaataagatttggttcatgtgatcacctaatcagtacctaattcagtagaatgaggtttgcctgtgttggaattcaacagacactggaatggaatggctgtcataaatgtagagatgctgatttaagaaaaatgtgcagtggtctcttaattttttccacagctgtatatacatacatacatatacatatacatacatacacatacatttccttttttaaaatatatttccctttattactttccaaccccaccaccccttccctaattggagtaaactagtgaacaacaatgcttaggcctctacttccagcttatacatactatatacattttatggacacagtcaattttacaataattctattttgtttgtttttactcctgaacttcctctaccctcaacctctccaatcattttcatgatgtccatccggtttgcttctacagtgggggaaaaaagtatttagtcagccaccaattgtgcaagttctcccacttaaaaagatgagagaggcctgtaattttcatcataggtacacgtcaactatgagagacaaattgagaaaaaaaaatccagaaaatcacattgtaggattttttatgaatttatttgcaaattatggtggaaaataagtatttggtcacctacaaacaagcaagatttctggctctcacagacctgtaacttcttctttaagaggctcctctgtcctccactcgttaccggtattaatggcacctgtttgagcttgttatcagtataaaagacacctgtccacaacctcaaacagtcacactccaaactccactatggccaagaccaaagagctgtcaaagggcaccagaaacaaaattgtagacctgcaccaggctgggaagactgaatctgcaataggtaagcagcttggtttgaagaaatcaactgtgggagcaattattaggaaatggaagacatacaagaccactgataatctccctcgatctggggctccacgcaagatctcaccccgtggggtcaaaatgatcacaagaacggtgagcaaatatcccagaaccacacggggggacctagtgaatgacctgcagagagctgggaccaaagtaacaaagcctacaatcagtaacacactacgccgctagggactcaaatcctgcagtgcaagacatttccccctgcttaagccagtacatgtccaggcccgtctgaagtttgctagagtgcatttggatgatccagaagatcattgggagaatgtcatatggtcagatgaaaccaaaatataactttttggtaaaaactcaactcatcgtgtttggaggacaaagaatgctgagttgcatccaaagaacaccatacctactgtgaagcatgggggtggaaacatcatgctttggggctgtttttctgcaaagggaccaggacgactgatccgtgtaaaggaaagaatgaatggggccatgtatcgtgagattttgagtgaaaatctccttccatcagcaagggcattgaagatgaaacgtggctgggtctttcagcatgacaatgatcccaaacacaccgcctgggcaacgaaggagtggcttcgtaagaagcatttcaaggtcctggagtggcctagctagtctccagatctcaaccccatagaaaatctttggagggagttgaaagtccgtgttgcccagcgacagccccaaaacatcactactctagaggagatctgcatggaggaatgggccaaaataccagcaacagtgtgtgaaaaccttgtgaagacttacagaaaacgtttgacctgtgtcattgccaacaaagggtatataacaaagtattgagaaacttttgttattgaccaaatacttattttccaccataatttgcaaataaattcaaaaaaaatcctacaatgtgattttctggattttttttcctcattttgtctgtcatagttgacgtgtacctatgatgaaaattacaggcctctctcatctttttaagtgggagaacatgcacgattggtggctgactaaatactttttttccccactgtatatgccatatctttctaactgtgctctttcacaaaagctctcgacctatatacttattatggacacagtatgcttacattattagttatcttgttgttattagttgttgttagttgttattagtcccatccttcacctccattcaacacctcccatctatctcttaacaccatccatattagatttatatttgccatatatttttcaactgtactgtgatgttttacaaaagttctgaacctttctattatcattgtttctacagattgtaaattgaaataaacatttttgctaatagtattattttattattgatcgattgactatgacttttcagatcacccagtaatgctatctgcagggttagctccaggtaaatattgcaatcctttagccattcctggatctgtgtccaaaaacaagctacaaatggacagtaccaaaacaaatgatctaatgattctgtctcttcgcagcaaaatctgcagagctgggaagattgtatcccccatataaataacattctattggtagcaagaattttatataataatttaaattgaaaaattatacgttttgaatccggcgtcgtttagcatatcagttcataaacactatgccatgggatcggtacgtcaaaaatctcttcgcaaatattttgcaatctatatgggacggctgtcaatcctttggtccttaaattaaactggtatactttgttatttatcacagttttctttaaccaattatgttctttaatgcaaggccgacagacaagttcattacattttcccccttccactttcctcttccatttttgcggtaatgctgcaattatttggttgtaattttgggtagagcagacatttccatatgtttttgttagctgcatcctaccgatgatataatttacgaagattataacttgacactttgcattcaggccaaagagttaaatattggtttcatcagaccagagaatcttgtttctcatggtcagagtcctttaggtgccttttggcaaactccaagtgggctgtcatctgcctttaactgaggagtcgcttccgtctggccactgtaccataaaggcctgattggtggagtgctgcagagatggttgtccttctggaaggttatcccatctccacagagaaactctggagctctgtcagaattacaattgtgttcttggtcacctccctgaccaagggccttctcccccgattgctcagtttggccgggcggcctgctctaggaagagtcttggtggttccaaacttcttccatttaagagtgatggaggccactgtgttcttggggaccttcaatgctgcagaaatgttttggtacccttccctagatctgtgccctcacacaatcccgtctcggagctctacggacaattccatggattattttgctgtgacatgcactgtcaactgtgggaccttatatagacaggtgtgtgcctttctcaaccatgtccaatcaattgaatttacctccaatcaagttgtagaaacatctcaaggatgatcaatggaaacaggatgcacctgagctcaatttagagtatcatggcaaagggtctgaatacttatgtaaataaggcatttttgtattttattcttaataattttgcaaaaaaatctaaaaacctgttttcactttgtcattatggggtattgtgtgtagattgatgagaaaaaatacatatttaatcaattttagaataaggctgtaacgtaacaaaatgtggaaaaagtcaaggggtctgagtactttctgaatgcactaagAACACATTTTGTTTCCATTATTTAAACAATTTGATGCACTGAATTAGGCTAATATTAAAACACTTAAAATGAACTTTTAGCAACATTTAATTTTAATAAAAGGGCTTCATAAGAATATAGTTGGGTTTTTGCATTGTTCTTTATACCAGTTTTAGGAAGAGTTGggctgtaaaaaacaacaacctgcACACCTAGTTGCTCTCCAGGTCCAGATTTGGGAGTTCCCTGAAGGTGGAAAGGTATGTTGAATTGTATGCTACAGTACCCACAGAGAGCAATCCAGTCTCCGGTGTGTTGTAAAGAACTGAGCTGCTGGCATGATAAATATCGAAAAGTCCTCCCAGTATATATTCTCCATCCAGTTTAAACTCAGAGGCTGGGCAAGACAATTATTCAGGTAGGGCATGCTGAAAATACCCCAGCATTACCAGCAGGGCTAGGATATGCTACATCATTGTCTTCACATGTAGTATCTGAAAAAAACAGTGTGCCTGTGTCCACACCAAATGCTCAGGTGCCACTGATGATGGCTCCCCCACTTTACATAGGGATGCAATTCATGTGTTTATTAAATATGCATCATTACACCAGCCAGTCATTACTTAGTCAGACTGGAAGCAAATGAGTAGTGCTGGACAATAAGCCTTGTATTGCTAGTAGTGACCTAAAATATGAATGAGGTGCCTCCCCACCCACCCCCTCCCAGTTGTGGGGTTAatggccttgctcaagggcccaacgCTAGGGGAAGGTCTCtaggatgtgaacccagcagccctccagttgCCAGATCAATTCCCCCTAATTTTCCAGTGCTTGGCCCGGGATTCGAACTGTCTATCTTCTCAGCCGCTGGTCTACCTTCCACCCTAATGGTTACTTCTAAAAGCAGGAATGGATTCAAGTTAACAGACAAATGTCAACGGTCCCAAAACATGAAGCAGAAACAGCCACACCTCATTTGAAGGGACACAGTCTCTTTAATAGCGTTTGGAGTGAAAAAAATGACACTTAGTTattaaaatcattttttttgtttaTAATTGCAGCACAAGAGCAACCAAGAACATGCAATCTCTTTCATGAGAAAGTTTATAAATCTAGAAATCAATTTGACTAGTTTAGTTTTCTAAAATGACATACAATGACTTGAACACTTGGAAACAGTTatgtttgaagaaaaaaaaagaatgttCAAAATAATCTCAAAACAAATGTAATCTTTAAAATTGATATAAATCCTCAAGAAACCCTTGGAAAAATGATGTACTTTGACAGGAAAAATGTTTTGATCCTTCACTAGTGCTGATCAAAGGTTTTCCAAAATGTCTCTGGTTACCAAAAATACCACCGCATACTTTTCATAAGATCCCCGGCATACCCCCTTCATCCATTTGTTACATTAAAAGCTCTCAATCTCACTTTTCTTATGTTTCCTCTGcaaaagaagagaaagagaaaatatTTTTGTATGGAATGATTAGACTATTACCACATATTTGTCAAAAGAAAAATACAGAATGTGAGTATCAGGCTACTAGATTTGAATGGAATATACCCCAGTTTTTAAATAGTTGGCTAAACTGCTTGTTCAAACTATAGGGTCTTTCAGGAGATAacttttttgtaaggaaataatCATTAGAATACGGGTATGATACTATGATGTACATTTTAAGAAATTTGAACCCCAAAAATTATATTCACAGGGGCCGCAAAGCATAAATCTGAGGTTGAACTACTTGATTCGCTTGCCCATAGCTAGACGTAAAGTAATCTCTGTCATTTAGTTTCCAGGAGTGCTGAATGACAGTATTATATTTCACTTCAACTGTACAAGCAAAGCGTATTTTGACATGATGGGAAAGCAGAGGGAATAAACACAAAAGGGATTCTATGGCTACGGAGGGCAAAACAGGAACAAATTAAAATAATCAGCCACACAACTTGAACTGGGCTTTCCTAAACCTCACCGTACATAATGTTGTAAAAAACATGACATTTCATAATCCTCCATGATGATATTCTCTGGAGAGTACACCAACTCTGTCCTGGCCATGCAGTGATTTTCACTCTTCGCTAACTTGTTATCTAGCCAATCTCCTATACCTAAATCACTGCTTGTGCCATCAACAGATTGTTGGACTATGGTTCTGAATAGTTATGATAGGTGTTGTATGTAGTGAATGTGTTCAACTGAAGCGTAACCAGTCACTAAAAATGAACTGCATTACACAAAGGAAAATTTCTGGTGTGAGTCTAAAGCCAGTGCAAAAATACACTTGATCACAGACACACATCAATTTAAAACGTTCATATTtactccccccccaaaaaaaagtacATCTAATCAAGTTATTTCATTCTAAAACCTAAGGACCTCCCATTTTACACATTATAAACGAGTAGGTACCATGTCTTTAATCAAAAGTAGTTGGCAAAATTGTATTTCCCTTGGAGacagagccgagcagagcagttAGAAATGGATCGTCGTTAAGAATCCACAACTGAATTTCTACTGCAATCCATCCAGTGCTGCCCCCTCTAGCAGAGTTTATACTTAACCCATGGGGTTACAAGGCAAAGGGCGGCACTGCGTTTCATCCACTGACCAAATACAAAGGTATCCCGCGGCTGTGATATGACTGGCCAtctcatatccccatccccaTAATAACCATAGGCAGCGTGTCCTCTTGTGACTACATCAATCCTCAGCACTACTACCATCCAATACTGTCAACATTTTGAATCCAAACTatttttttatcttttttttatttttttccccccacaGACAATCACTGACCCCTTTTACCCACATATACTATTTTTCCATAACTTGTAATTTTCAAATGGGGGCGGGGGGGTTAAGGGGGAATGTTTGATTTTAACTAGCAAAAGGTTTCCCGGTTTCTTCCTTGCCTCTGTAAGTCCTCTTCCCGTGTGTGAAGGGGAGGTATCTGTACTTGACCATATGCTGAAGGTAGGAGAAGAAAAATAAAGTTAGCCACATTCACAAAGATGTTCTATTCACTGAACTCTAAGTGAAACGTCTTGAAGAGACAATTGACTAGCATGATTAATTACAGATACATATCAATAGCAGAGGAATTCATTAGGATTGTATGACTGTGATACATTTAGCTACGAATCGTCTGATACGACTATATATATAGATATCACGCAGAGTAAGCAGCAGCGTCACTGGGTTTCCCATACCTTGATCTGCCTCTTCATGGTGATACAGAAAAGCATGATGAAGTACATTACAAGTATGGGCCAGAACACTGGCACGTTGAAGGCTTCAAAGAATGTGCAAATCATGGCGATGACGATGCCTTTCGTTGCCGAATGCCTGAAgacataaaataaaaacacacgcacacaaaaacaATGTGTCAGCGTTAATGATAGCCTTAATGATAGTAAGTTCCTGCCTGTAGACAGTGGTAAAAATAGCAAAAGAAAACCACAAAGCTAAGCACCAGAGGTTTCTATTTCCTACCATAATCATAGGTATGGGCAACAACGTACTTGTCAGTGCCACCTCCAGTACATATTAGCATTGTTGTTATAGGTTCAGGCTGGGAATGAAATGGCCTTGATAGTAAGGAAAATATGTACAACAATACAGCTTTGTACTGGAAAGCTAGGCTAGATtgtaaaagtccatagagccatcCTAGTGCAGCGTCATATTGGAAATATACTTTCACAGGCCAAGAATATCTTCACATTGGTGGGTGAGCTGGCTACTTGGTGAGTGAACAGAATAAAGGAGTGATACTTTGCAAGGGGCAGTGTGGAGGAGCTTATTTTCTGTGAACCAGGCTATTGAATAGCGGGACATAGGACACAACATCCATTACATGGCTGGACAGTATTACACATGTCACAGTGTACTACGTCAATATGTGTTCTCACTTTCCATGGAttttgtgtattttctgtgtgacATTGAATCATTCACTCAAAGATTGGTGGAATATTCCGACAGGACACTGTGGTAGGATGTCAGAAATAGGGGGCACAAATTATGCAAGCATAAGCCTGTAGCTCAGCCCAGTTCAGTGAAAGGCCAAGCTGGGTAGATGACAGCTATAGATGGTGCGGTCATTGGGGGCTCTCACCAGAATTTGAATTCAGGCAACCTCCTGATGAATGGACGGAACTCCTCATTCTGCTTGGTGGGGAGCGCCGGGCCCTCATCTACAGGTGAGTGGAGGGGGAGCAAAGTTACAGCAAGGATCACGTTGCTAGCCAAACAAATGGACTCAAAACAAGAACAGTGACAACAGAGTTTCAAAACCGATCCCAACGGCATCCCGATAAGAGCACTGGTGTAGACACCTTGCATTCTGTTTTAAATACCAAAATGTCACTAAAAGGCATTTAAATAGTATTTACATAGAAAGGTATTTCTTTGGAAGCTTTTGGGTTACTAAGTTACTCTCACCACATTGAAAGGAAAGGAGCTCTCCAATATCTTGTTTCTCTAGTGCAGGGGTTCTTAAACTTTTTCAGCCTGGGACCAAATTAGAAATTCTGTGTTTTCCTGGGTGTCACACCCGCTTGGGAGAAGCTTTTTTGGGAGAAGCTTTTTTTCGGGAGGCAGATTCCTTGTAGAAAATCCCAGCCAGCTAGCTTCTCCCAAGCGGGTGTGACACCTACTCCCGTTGCCTGCTGCACGGATTCCACCTGGCGATCTGTTCACCGT
Encoded proteins:
- the LOC121545994 gene encoding protein RER1-like isoform X2, whose amino-acid sequence is MSEGDSVGESIHGKPSTIGSFFTRVGQIYQSWLDRSTPFSIGRWGVTLSLTAIYMIRVYILQGWYIVTYALGIYHLNLFIAFLSPKVDPSMLDEDEGPALPTKQNEEFRPFIRRLPEFKFWHSATKGIVIAMICTFFEAFNVPVFWPILVMYFIMLFCITMKRQIKHMVKYRYLPFTHGKRTYREET
- the LOC121545994 gene encoding protein RER1-like isoform X1, with the protein product MSEGDSVGESIHGKPSTIGSFFTRVGQIYQSWLDRSTPFSIGRWGVTLSLTAIYMIRVYILQGWYIVTYALGIYHLNLFIAFLSPKVDPSMLDEDEGPALPTKQNEEFRPFIRRLPEFKFWHSATKGIVIAMICTFFEAFNVPVFWPILVMYFIMLFCITMKRQIKHMVKYRYLPFTHGKRTYRGKEETGKPFAS